The segment GGATGCCGGTAATTTTCTGGAGCAGGTGTTTCTCTCGCTCAAACCGGGGGGGCGTTTCGTGGTGGTGGACCATGCCGGCGAACCCGGCATGGCCCCGGACCAGGTTGCGGACCTGCACCGGATGGAGGAAGGATTTGCCAGGCGGGAAGTGGAATCCCGTGGCTTTCGCTTCGTTACCTCGTCCACTGCGTTGCACAATCCTGACGATGATCGTCGGCGCATTGTTTTCGATGAGGACCTGCGCGGACAGACTGACCGCTTCGTGCTGGTTTTCGAAAAGCCCTGAGTTCACAGGCGGGCAGACTCTTAACAATCATCGCTAAGAATGCCAGGTGGCCCTAATAGACAGTGATTGTCCGCCAGTTCTCGAGGCAATTTAAGCAACCTATGATTAATGGTCAGAGTAAATCAGAGATTCCTGGCATGGAGCGGACCAATGAGCCGACTGAAAGAACTCGATAGAGCAGCACTGTCCCGGCAGCAGGAAGCAATCTATCAGGATATTCTGAAGTCTCGTAACGGGCGCATCGAAGGCCCGTTCAAGGCCTGGCTGCATGCACCGGAATTTGCCGATCGGGCCCAGAAGCTGGGCGCCTTCTGTCGCTATGACACGAGTCTTCCACCCCGTCTCTCAGAGTTGGCGATTCTGGTTACCGCGCGCTGGTGGCAGGCTGACGTGGAATGGCGTATTCATGAGCCAATCGCGCGAGAGGCGGGATTATCCGCAGAGCTTATCGCTTCTCTGCAGGCAGACCGGCGTCCGGTGTTTGAGCATGACGATGAGGCCGTCGTGTATGACTTCGCCAGGGAACTGTTTGACCTCCGGCGAGTCAGTGCTGCCACCTATAAGCGGGCTGTGGAGCAGTTTGGAGAAGTGGCTGTCGTCGAACTGGTCGGGGTACTTGGTTATTATGCACTGGTTGCGATGACTCTCAACGTATTCGAGGTGGAAGCGCCTTCAAGCGATGGAGCAGGGTGATTCCATGAGTCAGCACCAGTCTGATCCGCCGGCTGTTTTTGTTGCCGCCCACGATGCTGAAGCGTACCGGGATCTTATAACCGCTGAGCTTGGCGGGGCGGTGCCTGTCGACATTGCCTGTTCCAGATCCGCAGTGACAGCCGGCTACCAGGGGCAGCCGATAATCCTCGGCTCCCCGGACTACCTGACCGACCTGCTGGAGACCCGGCCCCCGGTCCAATGGGTACAGTCCACCTGGGCGGGGGTTGCGCCGTTGCTGAAATTGAATTTCAGGGATTACCAGCTGACCGGCGTTAAAGGTATTTTCGGGCCCCAGATGGCGGAATATGTGTTTTCCTATCTGCTTGCCCATGAAATCGGGATAGCGAGGCGATTCAGGGAACAACAGGCCCATCATTGGGATGACGTTGAGAGCGGCTCGTTGCGCGGCAAGGTGCTGGGTATCATGGGTACTGGTTCGATTGGTCGGTACCTGGCAAAAACCGCTCTGGCATTCGCCATGGTGCCCATTGGTTTCAACACGCGGGGTGCGTCGGTCGAACCCTTTGATGAAGTCTACTGCAGGCGATCTATCCAGCCCTTTCTGGCGCGATGTGATCACCTGGTGTCCATCCTGCCCGATACGCCCGCGACCAACAACCTGCTTGATGCCGAGGCCTTTGCTCGAATGAAAGACACTGCAGTATTGATTAACGCCGGGCGCGGCAACCTGATCGATGAGAAGGCTTTATGCCGGGCGCTTGCGGAGCAGCAACTGGCCGGTGCCGTACTGGATGTGTTCAGGCAGGAACCTTTACCACCCGACAGCCCGCTATGGGATACCCCTGAACTGAAAATTACCGGGCATATTGCCGCGGTCAGTCAGCCCCGGGATATTGTCCGCTTGTTTGCTGAAAACTATCGCCTTTTCAACGCTGGCAATGAGCTGCGGTACCTGGTGGATTTTGCCCGGGGGTATTGAGATGTCATCACTGGCCAGATAAAGGAACTGTGTTATAGTGAAACCGGTCGATAAAGGAATTTAGTGTGAGCGCAGACTCAGTCCTTCCCTGCAGGGCTCTCAGAAAAGGAGCAGTACCGGGCGTATTACTTCCTTGCCTTGTTTTATTTCTCAGTTTCAGTGCGGTTGCGGACACCGCACTGGTGGGCGATGACCGCCAGTCTGGTTACCAGTATTGCGTTGAATTACTGGATGATGTCGATTCACCGGAACCCGGTCTGCCAGGTATACCCGCTACCGATACCGTCCTGTCTTTGTCGGCTGCCATTGTCTATTATCATCCTGCCGGCGTCATCCGGTCCTGCCGATGGCTGCCTCAGCATAGCCGCGCCCCTCCAGTTACCCCCGCCTGATCACTGTTTGCCTGAGCTCCACAATCAGGAGCCACAGTAAAGTGTCAAATCAATCAATTGAAGAATGCGGTGGGCCTTTCAGGTTCAAGTTTCTGGAGTATTTATTTATGCAAAATCTACACCTTTACACAGCATTGGAAGTCGATGAACTAGCCTGGCCGGATGATTCTGCCAGCTGCAACCTGGATTCACCGGCATCGAAATTCATGGTCGACTTCAGGCAGATCAAGCCAATAGTCTATGATGCAACGACTTCCGCCGACGAGCTGAAATCTTTCATGCTCCATTCGCATATCCAGCCGATATCGGTTCTCGACTCACAATCTCACTTTGCAGGGATTGTGAGCCTGGGAGAACTCAGCGACCAGGCATTGATCAGAAAGCAGGCCGAGGGTTTCTTCCGAAAGGAAATCAAGGTAAGCGATGTCATGATTAGACGCAGGGACCTGCCGGCCTTTGATGCGGAGGAGATTCAGAGAGCGACCATTGGTGACGTGGTTTCCGCAATCAAGAAATCCGGCTGCCGCTTTGCCCTGGTACTGGACCGGCAGACTCATCAGATACAGGGGATTTTTTCGGCCGATGAGTTGTCTGAAAGGCTGCAACGCCCGATAGAGATACGGGATGAGTCGAGCTTTTACCGGGTTTTCGCCCCGGTCTCGCCCTACAGCCAACGCATCAGATAAACAGGAGGTAAACGGGATAGGGGCCGTTCCGCTGATCGCTCCCGCTCAGAAATTGATTCGGGTAGTCAATTGCAGGCGGTGCAGATTTCCGTCTTCACCGCTCAGCAGGCTGCGCCAGCCATAGAGGTATTCGACCCCGAGGGAAATCCTCTGATTGGGTGCCCAGATCAGGTTGGCATGGGCGGAACGGCTTTCCCGGGTCAGTCTGTTGCTGGTTGTTCTGTGAGGATCGGTCACGGACAGACTCAAGGCGAATGACGAGCGCCAGCGGGGAGACCAGAAATGCTGCCAGGCTATCAGGCCGCTATAGGTGGTCGCCAGCGCAACCTGCCCTTCCGCTGTAACGGTAGCATCGGCGTAGGTCGACAGGGTTGAATAGCGCGCCAGGGCATTGCCGTAATTAAACATGAAGCGCAGGTTATCCAGTGCACCGGTTTCGATTCTTCCGGCCAGGCTGAATGCTGTACCCAGATCGCCGTCACTGCGGGCGGCCGTGCCTGTGGGGCTGGTGGTAGTGATTTCCCGCGCCAGCATGCTCAGCGACAGATTGCCCCATTCACCCGTTTGATCCAGTCGTGCTACCACGTCCGGTGGTCGGCGGTCGCCGCTACTGACTATGTTGTCCGTGCCGGCGAAATGCAGTCGGTTCAGGGAATCCTCCAGTGCCAGGCTGAGCAGCACGGTACCACCGAGCGGCTGCTGCCAGCGTACCAGCCGGTGCCGGGTTACGACATTACCGACCGCGATACCACTGTCGAGATCAGCCAGCGCCGAGGTGTTGGAGAAAGTCGTGTAGGTGTGTCCCGCCAGCAGGGGACCCAGCATCAGGTAAGCATGACGTAAACGGGGATCATGACCGTCGGCCCGGTCACCATCGAGATCGGCTTCCACCAGTGCCTCCAGATCACCCAGGGGTGTCTCCTGAACCGCTCGCACCCAGATCCGGGATTCCCGCGCGTGGGCATTCATCCGGTGTCGGATCAGGCCGGGTTCGCCGGCAACAGGGATATCCGGGGCCCAGAGTTCACTGTCACCGGCGCGGTCCCTTGCGGCAGAGATATCACCTGCCAGCAGGTGTAATCTGGCGAATCCGCCGGTACTCAGAGCGGGAAACTCTGCTCCTGCTGCAGTCCCCGGCCCGACACTCTGGCTCAGCAGGGCAGCAATCACCAGGCCCGAGCGCAACGCGGCTGCCCGTGTCACCGGCCAATTCCTCTCGGCTGGCGGTACAGAATATGGCAGTCATTGCAGGTGGTGTTGATGCGGGACAGGATAATTTCCATCTGCCCCGGCGTCAGCTGTCCGCCCTCGGCCTGGGTTGCCAGGGAGTCCGCCTGCTCCACAAGCCGAGCGGCAAGGTCAGCAAACCGGGAGGTATCGTTTTCCGACAGCGGCAGAGACGTCGCCAGCCCCCCCACGCCGATCGCACCCTGCTGCAGGCTGCGCGCAGACTCGCCGATACGCCTGATCTGCTGTTCCCGTTCCCTCGCCAGGACAGTCTCTGTGCGATGCAGATCGAACAGCAGTGCATTGAGGCGGGCGCTGTCCACCATCAACTGCTCGCTCATCACGGCGTGCAGACCGGCTGTTTCAGCCCCGTCGCCTGTTTCGGAGATTTCAGGTGGGCGGGACGAAACCTCGCCGGCGCAGGCACCGAGCAGCACGGTCAACAGACACACTGCGGTTGGAAAGAATCGCTGTGGATTGAACATGGTCCTGATACTCAAGCTGAACAAGGGCAATGCTAACACTGCGACGCTGCCTCTGTTAAAGAAGAAACCGCCCTGCCTGCAGGGATGCCGGTCAGAGTTTGCTTCGCCGGGGTCTTGGTGGCACCGTATTGCGTCAATTGCCAATAAACACTAAGGTCTGGTGGGACAGTTACTGGAACCCCGGTGGAGTGACGAGGTGATGTTTGTTAACAGGAACAACTGGCAAGAATAGATTTCAAAACCGCTGATCACTTGTCTGGCCGACGCATGCCGGCGGCTAGGCGCCTCGTCAGTGACCTCGCCTGAAAGCCAGAGCGATTCCTTAATTAATCAGAGGTTCCCTGAACCCGCTACCGAAAACGGTAACTGGGCTTCTGTCGGTCACGTGCCCAATACCCGCACCGGTGAGGCCACGCTCAATCCCATCACCGGCGACTGGTTTACGCAACCGATCGTTCCGGAGAGTCCTGTCTGGATCAGGCGGAGGCAAAGTTTACCGGTACGCGAGAGACACCAGTTCCCTGAACAACTGCGACCCTCGTTTAAAGTTAAGGAGCCTCTGATTAATTACTGCAATGCGCCGACCTTCAGATGAGTCCGCCCATTCATCATCAGGTGAGCTTGACGCCAGCAGAGGCCGGGTTAGGCTCAATGGCATTTTTCTTGTTTCTCACCGAGCGGCTGCAGAATTGACGCAGCATCACCCCGGGCGGCGGGTCGCCCTCGCAACGGGGGTCTTCTACGGTGATTCCCCGAGGTGTCAAAAAATTCAGACAGGGGGTCAGCGCAGAAACCATTGACTGGGGTGGGCGAACAGATTGAAAGCTGCGAATTCTGGCTGATTCATGGATCCGGGGACCAATTCGGGTCAAATTCAAGTGAGTCTGCAGTCTATTTCGCGGATTTTGACCCGTGTCTACCAATTTATACCTGCAATTAACAACTAATTAGCCTAAAATAGACCCCAGTTATCCTTTGCAGATTGCTGGATCATTGTTGTTTCCGCCATTGTTGTTACTTGGGAACCTGCACCGCTGAAGGCCCGAACCGGGGTGAATGCAAGTGGGAGTCTCGAGCATTTCGCTGGTCTTGCACATGTTTTGAACCGGTATGCACGTCGGTATGAGTTAGATCATAGTGTTGTGAGTGCAAAGATAATGCGTGAGTCGTGTGGATTCACGTATTCCCAGCTCGGATTGGTGAAGCCGAGACTGAGGAATTTCAACTTTTTCACCATTAGTTATATAGAAGGTCATATGAGTAAAGGCACAGTTAAATGGTTTAACGCGGACAAAGGTTTTGGTTTTATTACACCCGAAGACGGTGGCAAGGATCTCTTTGTACATTTTTCTGAAATCAAAAGTGATGGCGGATACGCAACACTGAACGATGGTCAGGCTGTAGAGTTTGAAGTTGGGCAAGGCCAGAAAGGCCCTTGCGCGACTAATGTCATACCCGGCTAATCCGGCCAGTCATTAGTTGAATGAGACGGCGTCCGCTTTGCGGGCGCCGTTTTTTTTTGTCTGCAGCATTTTCCCCCGAGTCAATGAGAGAGTGGCCGACAAATAAATCAGTCCCGGAAAAGTTGTGAAGGGCTGATGACCTAAGCGGCAAAGCAGTAGGCGATAAGGAAGTCAGTATTAAATAAGCACAATAAAAAAGCACATCAGAAAAGAACAATAGAAAAGTAGAAAAGTGACAGCCATAGAAGTAAATTAACAGGCTGTTTGAAAGCAGTTAGAGTCACAATCACTGGGAAACCAGGAAAAGGGGTATAAAAATGAAGAGTAATGGCCGTTTACTACCCTCAGTCAAGCCCGTAACGATTTATACGAGGGCATGGCGGCTTATCGGATTGTTCATTGTCACGTTAGCGCTGCCCACTGTTGCGGGCCAGGCACCCGAGCCGCGGGAAATTCCGTCGCGTACTCTGCCGGTACCGAGTACGGTGAGTCCGCAAATGCAACAGCTTCTTTCGGCCCCTGCTCCCGACGGATGGGATTCCCCACCACGCACCCGTGAAGCGTGGCTGCCAATTGCAGCTCGAATGGACGAGGCGCCCAGTGGCGCCCAGGCTCTCCTCGAACGCTTCCGGGTCACAGCAGAACCGATGGTCGTAAATGGTGTAAACGCCTTTATGCTGACGCCCGAAGACATGCCCGAGGCCAACCGTGACAGACTGCTCATGCATATTCATGGGGGCTGCTACATGATGTTTGGCGGTGAGGCCGCGATGGCTGAAGGTATCAGGATGGCCGGCTATGGCAGGTTCAGAGTACTCTCAATCGATTACCGTCGACCACCCACCTACCTGTACCCGGCGGCGCTGGACGACGCTGTGGCGGCCTGGCAGGGCCTGTTGGAAATGGCCGATCCTGACAGGATGGGCATCT is part of the Gammaproteobacteria bacterium genome and harbors:
- a CDS encoding alpha/beta hydrolase, whose translation is MKSNGRLLPSVKPVTIYTRAWRLIGLFIVTLALPTVAGQAPEPREIPSRTLPVPSTVSPQMQQLLSAPAPDGWDSPPRTREAWLPIAARMDEAPSGAQALLERFRVTAEPMVVNGVNAFMLTPEDMPEANRDRLLMHIHGGCYMMFGGEAAMAEGIRMAGYGRFRVLSIDYRRPPTYLYPAALDDAVAAWQGLLEMADPDRMGIFGASAGGALTLSTVLRLKAEGLPLPAAIGPGTPMSDLTKSSDSFSTNRLVDNVLFGTEGRCQAMAEVYAGGHDLSDPMLSPVYGDMSGFPPTILTTGTRDLLLSDTVRVHRKLRRAGVIADLHVYEAQAHAYYLRDIPEAQEVFEEMALFFDRHLAR
- a CDS encoding D-2-hydroxyacid dehydrogenase, coding for MSQHQSDPPAVFVAAHDAEAYRDLITAELGGAVPVDIACSRSAVTAGYQGQPIILGSPDYLTDLLETRPPVQWVQSTWAGVAPLLKLNFRDYQLTGVKGIFGPQMAEYVFSYLLAHEIGIARRFREQQAHHWDDVESGSLRGKVLGIMGTGSIGRYLAKTALAFAMVPIGFNTRGASVEPFDEVYCRRSIQPFLARCDHLVSILPDTPATNNLLDAEAFARMKDTAVLINAGRGNLIDEKALCRALAEQQLAGAVLDVFRQEPLPPDSPLWDTPELKITGHIAAVSQPRDIVRLFAENYRLFNAGNELRYLVDFARGY
- a CDS encoding histidine kinase, with protein sequence MQNLHLYTALEVDELAWPDDSASCNLDSPASKFMVDFRQIKPIVYDATTSADELKSFMLHSHIQPISVLDSQSHFAGIVSLGELSDQALIRKQAEGFFRKEIKVSDVMIRRRDLPAFDAEEIQRATIGDVVSAIKKSGCRFALVLDRQTHQIQGIFSADELSERLQRPIEIRDESSFYRVFAPVSPYSQRIR
- a CDS encoding carboxymuconolactone decarboxylase family protein — protein: MSRLKELDRAALSRQQEAIYQDILKSRNGRIEGPFKAWLHAPEFADRAQKLGAFCRYDTSLPPRLSELAILVTARWWQADVEWRIHEPIAREAGLSAELIASLQADRRPVFEHDDEAVVYDFARELFDLRRVSAATYKRAVEQFGEVAVVELVGVLGYYALVAMTLNVFEVEAPSSDGAG
- a CDS encoding cold-shock protein, whose product is MSKGTVKWFNADKGFGFITPEDGGKDLFVHFSEIKSDGGYATLNDGQAVEFEVGQGQKGPCATNVIPG
- a CDS encoding DcaP family trimeric outer membrane transporter gives rise to the protein MTRAAALRSGLVIAALLSQSVGPGTAAGAEFPALSTGGFARLHLLAGDISAARDRAGDSELWAPDIPVAGEPGLIRHRMNAHARESRIWVRAVQETPLGDLEALVEADLDGDRADGHDPRLRHAYLMLGPLLAGHTYTTFSNTSALADLDSGIAVGNVVTRHRLVRWQQPLGGTVLLSLALEDSLNRLHFAGTDNIVSSGDRRPPDVVARLDQTGEWGNLSLSMLAREITTTSPTGTAARSDGDLGTAFSLAGRIETGALDNLRFMFNYGNALARYSTLSTYADATVTAEGQVALATTYSGLIAWQHFWSPRWRSSFALSLSVTDPHRTTSNRLTRESRSAHANLIWAPNQRISLGVEYLYGWRSLLSGEDGNLHRLQLTTRINF